Proteins co-encoded in one Ensifer sp. PDNC004 genomic window:
- a CDS encoding hydantoinase B/oxoprolinase family protein — translation MSARETGSWDFWIDRGGTFTDVIGRDPQGNLHARKVLSENPEAYRDAAVQGIRLHLGLATGAPIPTGLIGEVRMGTTVATNALLERKGEPLALVTTKGFRDALKIGYQERKKIFATEIIKPEALYQDIVELDERVLADGIVEQPLDEAKARVALEDLKGKGYKAVAIVFMHAYKYPEHEAAVARIARELGFEQVSVSHEVSPLIKYVGRGDTTVIDAYLSPVLRRYVAQVSGELDIARTGARVMFMMSSGGLTAAEMFQGKDAILSGPAGGVVGLAKTGEAAGFDRVIGFDMGGTSTDVAHFDGEYERAFETEVAGVRVRAPMMLIHTVAAGGGSILHFDGERFRVGPDSAGANPGPACYRNGGPLAVTDANVMLGKLMPDFFPALFGPNQDERLDVETVRGRFAAMATEIGDGRSPEDVADGFIRIAVANMVEAIKKISVQRGYDVTRYALSCFGGAGGQHACLVADQLGMKSILVHPMSGLLSAYGMGLADIRSTRQKALGVALDDQAPAALSTLGAELEVECRGELEAQGIARDEIRTHLRAHIRYAGTDTVLAVDATYPAHDDIARLRAEFETLHKRRFGFVADNKALVIDAVEVETVGGGAAQMEREGASVTTGIPDVSRRTRFYSQGQFHDAPVVLRAELSPGQRLDGPAIIIEPNQTVVVEDGWQAELTAKDHIVLRRVKVLQQQSAIGTHADPVMLEIFNNLFMSIAEQMGVTLQNTAYSVNIKERLDFSCAVFDNRGNLVANAPHMPVHLGSMDASVATAIRENPVIHPGDVFLINAPYNGGTHLPDLTVCTPVFDDAGQEIRFWVASRGHHADIGGISPGSMSPLATNIEEEGVYIDNFKLIDAGRFCEAELETLLNGARYPVRNILQNVNDLKAQVAANEKGVAELKKMIAQFGEDVVEAYMGHVQDNAAESVRRVLDQLPDGEFSYEMDQGCSIVVKITVDRDKREATVDFTGTSEQRGDNFNAPAPVTRAAVLYVFRVLVEADIPMNAGCLRPIHIVIPEGTMLTPRYPAAVVAGNVEVSQAVTNCLFGAVQSQAGAQGTMNNLTFGNDNYQYYETICSGAPAGPGYNGADAVHTHMTNSRLTDPEILETRFPVVLEDFHIRLGSGGRGQWHAGNGTKRTIRARETLDFAILSGHRRVAPFGIKGGSPGELGRNIVRRNDGRTEELSGCAHTVLEAGEAFTVVTPTGGGYGRS, via the coding sequence ATGAGCGCACGCGAAACCGGCAGTTGGGACTTCTGGATCGACCGTGGCGGCACCTTCACCGATGTCATCGGTCGCGATCCGCAGGGCAATCTGCATGCGCGCAAGGTGCTTTCGGAAAATCCCGAGGCCTACCGCGACGCGGCCGTGCAGGGCATTCGCCTGCATCTCGGCCTTGCGACCGGTGCGCCGATCCCGACCGGTCTCATCGGCGAAGTGCGCATGGGCACGACGGTTGCCACCAATGCGCTGCTCGAGCGCAAGGGCGAACCCTTGGCGCTGGTGACGACGAAGGGTTTCCGCGACGCGCTGAAGATCGGCTATCAGGAGCGAAAGAAGATCTTCGCGACCGAAATCATCAAGCCGGAAGCGCTCTACCAGGATATCGTTGAGCTTGACGAGCGTGTGCTGGCCGACGGTATCGTCGAGCAGCCGCTCGACGAGGCAAAGGCGCGCGTTGCCCTCGAAGATCTCAAGGGCAAGGGCTACAAAGCCGTCGCCATCGTCTTCATGCATGCCTACAAATACCCGGAGCATGAGGCGGCCGTTGCCCGCATCGCCCGTGAGCTCGGCTTCGAACAGGTCTCCGTCAGCCATGAAGTCTCGCCGCTGATCAAATATGTCGGCCGCGGCGACACCACCGTCATCGATGCCTATCTCTCCCCGGTTCTGCGCCGCTACGTTGCCCAGGTCTCCGGCGAACTCGATATTGCCCGCACCGGCGCGCGCGTCATGTTCATGATGTCATCCGGCGGCCTGACGGCAGCGGAGATGTTCCAGGGCAAGGACGCCATTCTCTCCGGTCCGGCCGGCGGTGTCGTCGGGCTGGCCAAGACCGGTGAAGCCGCGGGCTTTGATCGCGTCATCGGCTTCGACATGGGCGGCACCTCCACCGATGTCGCCCATTTCGACGGCGAATATGAGCGCGCGTTCGAGACCGAGGTTGCCGGCGTGCGCGTGCGCGCACCAATGATGCTGATCCACACCGTTGCCGCCGGCGGCGGCTCGATCCTGCATTTCGACGGCGAGCGCTTCCGTGTCGGCCCGGACTCCGCCGGCGCCAACCCTGGCCCCGCCTGCTACCGCAACGGCGGCCCGCTCGCGGTTACCGATGCCAATGTCATGCTCGGCAAGCTGATGCCGGACTTCTTCCCGGCGCTCTTCGGCCCGAACCAGGACGAGCGTCTCGATGTCGAGACCGTGCGTGGCCGCTTTGCCGCCATGGCAACCGAGATCGGCGATGGACGCAGCCCCGAGGACGTGGCCGACGGTTTCATCCGCATTGCCGTTGCCAACATGGTCGAGGCGATCAAGAAGATTTCCGTGCAGCGCGGCTATGACGTCACGCGCTATGCGCTCAGCTGCTTCGGCGGCGCCGGCGGCCAGCACGCCTGCCTCGTTGCCGATCAGCTCGGCATGAAGAGCATTCTCGTACACCCGATGTCCGGCCTGCTTTCGGCCTATGGCATGGGGCTCGCCGATATCCGCTCGACCCGCCAGAAGGCGCTCGGCGTCGCGCTCGACGACCAGGCGCCGGCAGCGCTGAGCACGCTTGGCGCCGAACTGGAGGTCGAATGCCGCGGCGAACTGGAGGCACAGGGGATCGCCCGCGACGAGATCCGCACCCATCTGCGTGCCCATATCCGCTACGCCGGCACCGACACGGTGCTCGCGGTCGACGCAACCTACCCCGCCCATGACGACATCGCCCGCCTGCGCGCCGAGTTCGAAACCTTGCACAAGCGCCGCTTCGGCTTCGTTGCCGACAATAAGGCGCTGGTCATCGATGCCGTCGAAGTCGAGACGGTCGGCGGTGGTGCTGCCCAGATGGAACGCGAAGGCGCGTCCGTCACCACGGGCATCCCCGACGTTTCACGCCGCACCCGCTTCTATTCGCAAGGCCAGTTCCACGACGCGCCGGTCGTCCTGCGCGCCGAACTGAGCCCCGGCCAGCGGCTCGACGGCCCGGCGATCATCATCGAACCGAACCAGACCGTCGTCGTCGAAGACGGCTGGCAGGCGGAACTGACCGCCAAGGACCATATCGTGCTTCGCCGCGTTAAGGTGCTGCAGCAGCAAAGCGCGATCGGCACCCATGCCGATCCGGTCATGCTGGAGATCTTCAACAACCTGTTCATGTCGATCGCCGAGCAGATGGGCGTGACGCTGCAGAACACGGCCTATTCGGTCAACATCAAGGAGCGGCTCGATTTCTCCTGCGCCGTCTTCGACAACAGAGGCAACCTCGTCGCCAATGCCCCGCACATGCCGGTGCATCTCGGCTCCATGGACGCCTCGGTCGCGACCGCGATCCGCGAAAACCCGGTCATCCATCCGGGCGACGTGTTCCTGATCAACGCGCCCTATAACGGCGGCACGCACCTGCCTGACCTCACCGTTTGCACGCCCGTCTTCGACGATGCCGGACAAGAGATCCGCTTCTGGGTCGCCAGCCGCGGCCACCATGCCGATATCGGCGGCATTTCGCCGGGCTCGATGTCGCCGCTTGCCACCAATATCGAGGAGGAAGGCGTCTATATCGACAACTTCAAGCTCATCGATGCCGGCCGCTTCTGCGAAGCGGAGCTCGAAACGCTTCTGAACGGTGCTCGTTATCCGGTGCGCAACATCCTGCAGAACGTCAACGACCTGAAGGCGCAAGTTGCGGCCAACGAAAAGGGCGTCGCCGAACTGAAGAAGATGATCGCCCAGTTCGGCGAGGATGTGGTCGAGGCCTATATGGGCCACGTCCAGGACAATGCCGCCGAGAGCGTGCGCCGCGTGCTCGACCAGTTGCCGGACGGCGAGTTCTCCTACGAGATGGACCAGGGCTGCAGCATCGTGGTCAAGATCACCGTCGACCGCGACAAGCGCGAGGCGACGGTCGATTTCACCGGCACGTCCGAGCAGCGCGGCGACAACTTCAATGCGCCGGCGCCTGTCACCCGCGCGGCGGTTCTCTATGTCTTCCGCGTGCTCGTCGAGGCCGACATCCCGATGAATGCCGGTTGCCTGCGTCCGATCCACATCGTCATCCCCGAGGGCACGATGCTGACGCCGCGCTATCCGGCCGCTGTCGTCGCCGGCAATGTCGAGGTCAGCCAGGCTGTGACGAACTGCCTGTTCGGTGCGGTCCAGAGCCAGGCGGGCGCGCAAGGGACGATGAACAATCTGACCTTCGGCAACGACAACTATCAGTATTACGAGACGATCTGCTCCGGCGCGCCGGCCGGTCCCGGCTATAACGGTGCCGATGCGGTTCACACGCACATGACCAACTCGCGCCTCACCGACCCGGAAATCCTCGAAACCCGCTTCCCGGTGGTGCTCGAAGACTTCCACATTCGCCTCGGCTCCGGCGGTCGTGGCCAGTGGCACGCCGGCAACGGCACGAAGCGCACGATCCGGGCGCGCGAAACGCTCGATTTCGCGATCCTCTCCGGACATCGCCGTGTCGCGCCCTTCGGCATCAAGGGCGGCAGCCCGGGTGAACTCGGCCGCAACATCGTTCGCCGCAATGACGGCCGGACGGAGGAGCTGTCGGGCTGTGCCCACACGGTGCTCGAGGCGGGCGAAGCCTTTACCGTGGTGACGCCGACCGGCGGCGGCTACGGCCGGTCATAA
- a CDS encoding methyl-accepting chemotaxis protein, translated as MTFKNLSILTKVGLVVVVMGISSILIALAGARGLSSLGATIVDVGAREEAAREAMDLRVDIIAVSRMTYQLAAAPENAADFGAETEKRAEEMLGRLTKIEAVADDAEDKLLNDVRLTLNSYFDEIRAMVAVAAEKGVDAGAVKAALDKALEAQKTVTATVKTYSTYSGDALAAAREEALNSSSVAMTILAAAAALCVLFGVGVSLVVARRGIVMPVRDLTSTMSELADGKLDGDATDVSRQDEIGEMARAVEVFRKNGIAMRAMKAQEAALHARSSDLQSSISVVVASAVAGDFTGRINKDYENDDLNRFASSVNELVSSVDQTVNEVRRVIAALADADLTQTMRGEFHGAFAELQVNVNQTMVTLRSTMQNVRSAASTINDNSAELSSAANDLSKRTEQQAAALEETAAALDEITSTVRTASERANEAHEMVRATKESAGRSGAIVRSAVDAMGRIEDSSNRINQIISVIDEIAFQTNLLALNAGVEAARAGEAGRGFAVVAQEVRELAQRSANAAKEIKTLIHSSASEVETGVSLVRSTGEALLEIETLVNNVSGHVNTIATAAREQATALQEINTSVNHMDQMTQQNAAMVEETTAASGTLAEESRQLRTMLAKFKLESAAARESWSRAA; from the coding sequence GTGACGTTCAAGAACCTTTCGATTTTGACCAAGGTCGGCCTCGTGGTCGTGGTCATGGGCATATCCTCAATCCTGATTGCGCTCGCCGGAGCGCGTGGTCTTTCCTCGCTCGGTGCGACGATCGTCGATGTCGGCGCGCGTGAAGAAGCAGCGCGCGAGGCGATGGACCTGCGCGTCGATATCATCGCCGTCAGCCGCATGACCTATCAGCTTGCCGCCGCGCCTGAGAACGCTGCCGACTTTGGCGCGGAAACCGAGAAGCGTGCCGAAGAAATGCTCGGTCGCTTGACCAAGATCGAGGCCGTCGCCGACGATGCCGAAGACAAGCTGTTGAACGATGTTCGCCTGACGCTGAACAGCTACTTCGACGAGATCCGCGCCATGGTCGCCGTTGCCGCCGAAAAGGGCGTCGATGCCGGCGCCGTCAAGGCCGCACTCGACAAGGCGCTCGAAGCGCAAAAAACAGTGACGGCAACGGTCAAGACCTACAGCACCTATTCCGGCGATGCGCTGGCGGCTGCCCGTGAAGAGGCGCTTAACTCCTCGTCCGTGGCCATGACGATCCTTGCCGCCGCTGCGGCGCTTTGCGTTCTCTTCGGCGTCGGCGTCAGCCTCGTCGTTGCCCGCCGCGGCATCGTCATGCCGGTCCGTGACCTGACCTCGACGATGAGCGAACTTGCCGACGGCAAACTCGATGGAGATGCGACGGACGTTTCCCGCCAGGACGAGATCGGCGAGATGGCCCGCGCCGTTGAAGTGTTCCGCAAGAACGGCATCGCCATGCGTGCAATGAAGGCGCAGGAAGCGGCCCTCCATGCCCGCAGCAGCGACCTGCAGTCCAGTATCAGCGTCGTCGTCGCTTCGGCCGTTGCCGGCGATTTCACCGGCCGCATCAACAAGGACTACGAAAACGACGACCTCAACCGCTTTGCCTCGAGCGTCAACGAGCTGGTGTCGAGCGTCGACCAGACGGTCAACGAAGTTCGCCGCGTCATTGCAGCCCTTGCCGATGCCGACCTGACGCAGACCATGCGCGGCGAATTCCACGGCGCCTTTGCCGAGCTGCAGGTGAACGTCAATCAGACGATGGTGACTCTGCGCTCGACCATGCAGAACGTGCGGAGCGCCGCAAGCACCATCAACGACAACTCCGCCGAACTGAGCTCGGCTGCCAATGATCTGTCGAAGCGCACGGAACAGCAGGCGGCTGCGCTTGAAGAAACCGCTGCCGCGCTCGACGAGATCACCTCGACCGTGCGCACCGCCTCCGAGCGGGCGAACGAGGCGCATGAGATGGTACGCGCCACCAAGGAAAGTGCCGGCCGGTCCGGCGCGATCGTGCGGAGCGCGGTCGACGCAATGGGGCGCATCGAGGATTCGTCGAACCGCATCAACCAGATCATCTCGGTCATCGACGAGATCGCCTTCCAGACGAACCTGCTGGCGCTCAACGCAGGCGTCGAAGCGGCACGCGCCGGCGAGGCCGGCCGTGGTTTTGCCGTCGTCGCCCAGGAAGTGCGAGAACTCGCCCAGCGTTCGGCCAACGCCGCCAAGGAAATCAAGACGCTGATCCACAGCTCGGCATCGGAAGTCGAAACCGGCGTTTCGCTGGTGCGCTCCACCGGCGAAGCGCTGCTGGAGATCGAGACGCTGGTCAACAATGTCAGCGGCCACGTCAACACGATCGCAACTGCCGCCCGTGAGCAGGCGACCGCGCTGCAGGAGATCAACACTTCGGTCAACCACATGGACCAGATGACCCAGCAGAACGCGGCGATGGTCGAAGAGACCACGGCGGCCAGCGGCACGCTCGCCGAAGAAAGCCGCCAGCTGCGCACGATGCTGGCGAAGTTCAAGCTGGAAAGTGCAGCGGCACGCGAAAGCTGGAGCCGCGCCGCCTAG
- a CDS encoding putative Ig domain-containing protein produces the protein MRPAGLPRWSKAVATWFATFLVALLMAGNAYALSNACNEINANWSNISRGVPSAWFDGFYGSFEQGEELSYTATTTNSSALEKSGGYAGASFGVSKGGGYDITVVEHTIGTTEPNDFTRSGTIALDPGQTYWIYVMGGAEGGVATATVTCRSTLLPPTVTSISPATGLTLDTTAITIRGTDFTGTTGVTFGGTAATSVVVVSATQITAVAPAHAAGAVDVVVTNPAGTGTLPGGFTYNAPSIDATLSLLSPSTGTLSPSFAPTTTNYSMNVPNSVSSLSLTSTTADSGATVSINGTPVASGSPSPAIGLAMGMNSIFVTVTAQDRSTQKTYSLVVTRGAPLSLAPPAGTLAQGTVGAAYDLDFVASGGMAPRTYSVTAGALPTGLTLSSAGALSGTPTAANTYNFSITATDGHNDTITAVYTLEIVAPTIALSPATLPAATVATAYSQTITATGGSGPYSYTLQSGSLPAGLTLASNGTLSGTPTAGGSFAFTVVATDAFGSTGARAYTLTVNAPTIAISPASLPGGNIGAAYSQTILASGGTAPYSFNVKVGALPTGVTLAPDGTLSGTPTAIGTSNVTIEVTDSSTGAGPYTSTRTYTLLIGAPAITLSPATLPAISIGAAYNQAIVATGGTGPYSYTMSSGTAPPGITLSGDGTLSGTATGSGSFSFTVKATDALGSIGTQAYTVTVGAPTITFSTASLAAGEIGVAYNQPVTATGGTAPYTFSIVSGTLPAGITLAADSTLSGTPTASGTFNVTIRATDTSSGTGAPFFADKAYTLVIGTPTITLSPATLPSASTGTAYSQTLIASGGVSPYGFSVNSGALPAGLNLAADGTLSGTPAASGNATFDIQATDALGRTGAQSYTLAVNAPTITVAPSGLAAGTVGTAYSQTISASGGAAPYSYSVTAGTLPAGLSIAADGTLSGTPTAAGSSNFTVTATDAFGTRGASTYSLTIKAAPLALSFVPAAGTLPAAMAGENYSVGIVANGGVGALLYDVSGGSLPKGMILNVSTGALTGPLDADATIGEHRFTIRATDTAGNSGTASYSITVEAREVTAPDRTVTVPPGSSPPNVYLNAGATGGPFTSAAVAFVQPPNAGRAEIIEGELAAAGSFTPVGYYLKFTPNPAFSGTAVVGYRLSSASGASNVASVSYRIGFDPRHVADEVDRLVRGFVETRQNLISSTLKVPGLLDRRRNATSSDPVTTRVSPSADGITLGFATSISQIEAARKTAEGAETQVDPMLTPFDVWIDGTFLMHKRDQNDGRRGNFGMFSAGADYLINEKALVGLSFHFDRMSDPTEEDAELTGNGWLAGPYASFEIGKGVFLDTSLLYGGSWNDIDTAFFDGSFDTTRWLWDTKLQGQWLIDEETILTPKLRAVFFNEKVDDYSVSNGAGGTVSLDGFTEQQWRFSAGAEIERSYELENGLTLTPRMGASVGFAALDNSGAFGTLSAGVDLSNDINWNLDAALLFNIEEDGEQAAGGRVGISVRF, from the coding sequence ATGCGCCCGGCAGGTCTGCCCCGTTGGAGCAAGGCGGTCGCCACGTGGTTTGCGACGTTCCTAGTTGCGCTGCTGATGGCCGGCAACGCCTACGCCCTCTCAAATGCTTGCAACGAAATCAACGCCAATTGGTCGAATATTTCGCGCGGCGTACCAAGCGCATGGTTCGACGGCTTCTATGGGTCGTTCGAGCAGGGGGAAGAACTCTCCTATACAGCCACTACCACCAACAGCAGTGCTTTGGAAAAGAGTGGCGGCTATGCCGGAGCCTCGTTTGGGGTTTCGAAAGGCGGCGGCTACGACATAACGGTCGTTGAGCACACGATCGGCACGACCGAGCCGAACGATTTCACGCGATCCGGCACCATCGCGCTTGACCCGGGGCAGACATATTGGATCTACGTCATGGGTGGCGCCGAAGGTGGCGTCGCGACGGCTACGGTTACGTGCCGCTCGACGCTGTTGCCGCCCACCGTCACGTCGATCTCGCCGGCAACCGGTCTGACATTGGACACGACCGCCATCACAATCCGCGGCACCGATTTTACCGGTACGACAGGCGTCACTTTCGGCGGAACCGCAGCCACGTCCGTCGTCGTCGTCAGCGCCACGCAGATAACCGCCGTCGCGCCGGCGCATGCGGCTGGCGCCGTCGATGTCGTCGTCACCAACCCAGCCGGGACAGGGACACTTCCGGGAGGTTTCACCTATAACGCGCCATCGATCGACGCGACGCTCAGCCTCCTCTCTCCGAGCACGGGGACGCTCTCGCCTTCGTTCGCGCCCACGACGACGAACTATTCCATGAATGTTCCAAACAGCGTCTCGTCGCTGTCACTGACCTCAACGACCGCCGACAGCGGAGCGACCGTTTCCATCAACGGCACTCCGGTCGCAAGCGGCTCGCCTTCGCCCGCCATCGGCCTGGCCATGGGAATGAACTCCATCTTCGTGACCGTTACAGCGCAGGATCGATCCACTCAGAAGACCTATTCGCTTGTCGTCACGCGCGGCGCACCGTTGTCCCTCGCCCCGCCAGCCGGCACTTTGGCCCAGGGCACCGTCGGGGCGGCCTACGACCTGGATTTCGTCGCCTCCGGAGGAATGGCGCCCCGGACCTATTCCGTCACGGCAGGCGCACTTCCAACCGGATTGACCCTCTCATCGGCCGGTGCGCTCTCGGGTACACCGACGGCGGCCAATACCTACAACTTTTCGATCACGGCCACGGACGGCCATAACGATACCATCACGGCGGTGTACACCCTTGAAATAGTGGCGCCGACGATTGCGCTTTCGCCTGCGACCTTGCCTGCAGCAACGGTCGCCACCGCCTATAGCCAGACGATCACCGCAACGGGCGGGTCCGGCCCCTACAGCTACACGCTGCAATCTGGCTCACTTCCGGCGGGACTGACCTTGGCGAGCAACGGGACATTGTCCGGCACGCCGACGGCTGGAGGAAGTTTCGCGTTCACGGTCGTGGCCACCGACGCGTTCGGCAGCACCGGCGCCCGGGCCTACACCCTCACCGTCAACGCTCCGACGATCGCCATATCTCCGGCAAGCCTGCCAGGCGGCAATATCGGCGCGGCCTACAGCCAGACCATTCTGGCCAGCGGTGGAACAGCGCCGTATAGCTTTAACGTCAAGGTTGGCGCATTGCCGACGGGGGTGACGCTTGCCCCAGACGGCACCTTGTCCGGCACTCCAACGGCGATCGGCACTTCCAACGTCACCATTGAGGTCACTGACAGTTCCACCGGCGCCGGCCCCTATACCAGCACCCGGACCTACACACTGTTGATCGGGGCACCGGCGATCACGCTCTCGCCTGCGACCTTGCCAGCCATATCGATCGGTGCTGCCTACAATCAGGCGATCGTGGCGACCGGCGGAACCGGACCCTACAGCTATACGATGTCTTCAGGCACAGCCCCGCCGGGGATCACTTTGTCGGGCGACGGAACATTGTCCGGGACGGCAACAGGCAGCGGAAGCTTCTCGTTCACCGTCAAGGCGACCGACGCTCTCGGCAGCATCGGCACTCAGGCCTACACGGTCACGGTTGGCGCACCGACGATCACCTTTTCAACGGCAAGCCTTGCCGCCGGTGAAATAGGTGTCGCCTACAATCAGCCGGTGACGGCAACCGGCGGAACAGCACCGTACACCTTTTCCATCGTGTCAGGCACGTTGCCGGCCGGCATCACCCTGGCCGCAGACAGTACCCTTTCCGGCACGCCGACAGCGAGCGGAACCTTCAACGTTACAATTCGCGCCACCGACACCTCCAGCGGAACCGGCGCGCCCTTTTTCGCCGATAAAGCCTATACACTGGTGATTGGCACGCCCACGATCACACTCTCGCCTGCGACACTGCCTTCCGCGTCGACAGGCACCGCCTATAGCCAAACGTTGATCGCTAGCGGCGGCGTCAGCCCTTACGGATTTTCCGTCAACTCAGGCGCGTTGCCCGCAGGCCTCAACCTTGCCGCCGACGGGACGCTCTCCGGCACGCCGGCTGCGAGCGGGAACGCCACGTTCGACATCCAGGCAACCGACGCCCTCGGCAGAACCGGGGCGCAGAGCTACACATTGGCCGTCAACGCCCCGACGATCACGGTCGCGCCTTCGGGCCTCGCCGCAGGAACGGTCGGTACAGCCTACAGCCAAACGATCTCTGCCAGCGGCGGTGCAGCACCCTATTCCTATTCGGTGACCGCAGGCACACTTCCGGCAGGCCTCAGCATCGCGGCCGACGGCACCTTGTCCGGAACGCCGACTGCGGCCGGCAGCTCCAACTTCACCGTCACCGCCACGGATGCATTTGGCACACGCGGCGCGTCGACATATTCCCTGACAATCAAGGCTGCACCGCTGGCTCTGTCGTTCGTACCGGCCGCCGGGACCTTGCCGGCAGCCATGGCCGGCGAGAACTACAGCGTCGGCATAGTGGCGAACGGAGGTGTTGGCGCACTGCTCTACGACGTCAGCGGCGGCAGCCTGCCCAAGGGAATGATCCTGAACGTCTCCACCGGTGCGCTGACAGGGCCGCTCGACGCAGACGCGACAATCGGTGAACACCGGTTCACGATCAGGGCGACGGACACGGCCGGCAACAGCGGTACGGCGTCCTATTCCATCACGGTCGAGGCGCGCGAGGTGACAGCGCCCGACAGGACAGTCACCGTTCCCCCCGGCTCTTCGCCGCCGAATGTCTACCTGAATGCTGGCGCGACGGGCGGCCCCTTCACCTCGGCCGCCGTCGCGTTCGTCCAGCCGCCGAACGCGGGAAGGGCTGAGATCATCGAAGGTGAACTTGCCGCTGCGGGCAGCTTCACGCCCGTTGGATACTATCTGAAGTTCACTCCGAACCCTGCCTTCTCAGGTACCGCCGTTGTCGGTTACCGACTGTCGAGCGCCAGTGGCGCGTCGAACGTCGCCAGCGTTTCCTATCGCATCGGTTTTGATCCTCGGCATGTCGCGGATGAAGTCGACCGTCTCGTCCGTGGTTTTGTCGAAACTCGACAGAACCTCATCTCCTCGACGCTGAAGGTGCCCGGTCTGCTCGATCGCCGGAGAAATGCGACGAGCAGCGATCCCGTCACGACCCGCGTGTCGCCGTCAGCCGACGGCATTACGCTTGGTTTTGCCACCAGCATTTCGCAGATCGAGGCGGCCCGCAAGACCGCCGAAGGCGCCGAAACGCAAGTCGATCCCATGCTCACGCCCTTCGACGTCTGGATCGATGGCACGTTCCTGATGCACAAACGCGATCAGAACGACGGCCGGCGGGGCAATTTCGGAATGTTTTCGGCGGGTGCCGACTACCTCATCAACGAAAAGGCCCTGGTCGGTCTATCCTTCCATTTCGACCGTATGAGCGACCCGACGGAAGAGGATGCCGAACTGACTGGCAACGGCTGGCTCGCCGGTCCCTACGCCTCGTTCGAGATCGGCAAGGGCGTGTTCCTCGACACGAGCCTGCTCTATGGCGGCTCTTGGAACGACATCGACACGGCGTTCTTCGACGGCTCGTTCGACACGACCCGCTGGCTGTGGGACACCAAGCTGCAGGGACAATGGCTGATCGATGAGGAAACGATCCTGACGCCAAAACTCAGAGCGGTCTTCTTCAACGAAAAGGTCGATGACTACAGCGTCTCGAACGGCGCCGGCGGGACCGTATCCCTCGACGGTTTTACCGAGCAGCAATGGCGGTTCAGCGCCGGTGCGGAAATCGAGCGCAGCTACGAGCTTGAAAACGGCTTGACGCTAACGCCACGAATGGGCGCCAGCGTCGGTTTTGCTGCGCTCGACAACAGTGGCGCTTTCGGCACGCTGTCGGCCGGCGTCGATCTGTCCAACGACATCAACTGGAATCTGGACGCCGCTCTGCTTTTCAACATCGAAGAAGATGGCGAACAGGCCGCTGGCGGCAGAGTGGGGATTAGCGTGCGCTTCTAG
- a CDS encoding 3'-5' exonuclease, with protein sequence MTQQFDLFVSDEAISKKAGGGPAVKRASLTEDDMVRHLQATGRYRLLQRLVPRAVVPVARPGFPLHGVILDTETTGLNHRKDEIIEIGLIAFTFDEKGNLGDVTGVFGGLRQPSNPIPAEITRLTGITNEMVAGKTIDLDEVRTLMEKADLVIAHNAGFDRPFCEAFSPVFAGKAWACSVSEIDWSSRGFEGTKLGYLIGQAGYFHDGHRAVDDCFALLEVLAKDGGSGSTPFAELYEASQRSRVRIFAENSPFDMKDHLKARGYRWSDGSDGRPKAWWVEVAETALEDELGYLRSEIYRWKEADPPIKRLTAFDRFRA encoded by the coding sequence ATGACGCAGCAGTTCGACCTCTTTGTTTCGGACGAGGCAATTTCCAAGAAGGCGGGCGGTGGGCCGGCGGTCAAGCGGGCATCGCTGACCGAGGACGATATGGTCCGTCACCTTCAGGCGACGGGTCGCTATCGCCTGTTGCAGCGGCTTGTGCCGCGCGCTGTGGTGCCCGTCGCTCGCCCCGGCTTTCCACTGCATGGCGTCATTCTCGATACCGAAACCACAGGGCTCAACCATCGCAAGGATGAGATCATCGAGATCGGGCTGATCGCCTTCACCTTCGATGAGAAGGGGAACCTGGGAGACGTGACTGGCGTTTTCGGCGGTTTGCGGCAGCCGTCCAATCCGATCCCTGCGGAAATCACCCGCCTGACCGGCATCACCAACGAGATGGTCGCGGGAAAGACGATCGACCTCGACGAAGTGCGGACGCTGATGGAAAAGGCGGACCTTGTCATCGCCCACAATGCCGGCTTCGACCGTCCCTTCTGCGAGGCCTTCTCGCCCGTTTTTGCAGGAAAGGCATGGGCCTGTTCCGTCTCCGAGATCGATTGGTCTTCCCGCGGCTTCGAAGGCACCAAGCTCGGCTATCTGATCGGGCAGGCCGGTTACTTCCACGACGGCCACCGGGCGGTCGACGACTGTTTCGCTCTGCTCGAAGTCCTTGCCAAGGATGGCGGCTCCGGCAGCACGCCCTTTGCCGAACTCTACGAGGCGAGCCAGCGATCGCGCGTCCGCATTTTTGCGGAAAACAGCCCGTTCGACATGAAGGACCACCTGAAAGCCCGCGGCTACCGCTGGTCTGACGGAAGCGACGGGCGCCCGAAAGCCTGGTGGGTCGAGGTCGCCGAAACCGCACTTGAAGACGAACTCGGCTACCTCCGCTCGGAGATCTACCGCTGGAAGGAAGCCGATCCGCCGATCAAGCGCTTGACCGCTTTCGATCGCTTCCGCGCCTGA